The Erpetoichthys calabaricus chromosome 5, fErpCal1.3, whole genome shotgun sequence genome has a segment encoding these proteins:
- the LOC127527856 gene encoding LOW QUALITY PROTEIN: tripartite motif-containing protein 16-like (The sequence of the model RefSeq protein was modified relative to this genomic sequence to represent the inferred CDS: deleted 1 base in 1 codon): MAEAQLFVSQDEFTCSVCLDTLTDPVSIPCGHNFCLKCLTDCWDHSQECSCPQCRHTFMLRPELKRNNLLNEVIKKLIKMSLSPPSPQNYAGPGDVECDFCTGKKFRAVKSCLTCPASYCQTHLQLHYEGDALKHHKLVEPDRYLKEKLCEKHQKSLEIFCKTDDSCICKMCVVTEHNGHKMVELETEREEKQKQLGETLSDIKRGLEEREKTLKETRRTMEEMKMSVVREVEENEKSFTALIRCIEEAHRKLTERIREQEKREMEKAEGVMEQLEKEIEELKRREAELKELSETKDHLHFLQTFSSRCVLPADGDSLSFTVTSDFSSEDLRKELSGLTKSLEKISQWDIMTRTPSAHEAPVFALQPPEPQSRDDFLKYFCPLTLDINTANRDLRLSEGNKKVTCEGTKTEYPDHPDRFDRWPQVLCREALTGTRCYWEVECSGDFMEIGVAYKGLSRKGEGRECGLGNNDKSWCLECSHSQYSVWHNNKETVISAPYSSRIGVYLDWPAGSLSFYSVSHTMTLLHRFNTSFTEPLYPGFRLYSSLQCNNQPSDTM; the protein is encoded by the exons atggctgaagcccagctgtttgtgtcacaggatgagttcacctgctcggtgtgtctggacaccctgactgaccccgtctccatcccctgtggacataatttctgtctgaagtgcctcacGGACTGCTGGGATCACAGCCAAGAgtgcagctgtcctcagtgcagacacACCTTCATGCTGAGGCCTGAACTGAAGAGAAACAATCTGCTGAATGAAGTTATTAAGAAATTAATAAAGATGAGTCTCAGTCCTCCTTCTCCTCAGAATTATGCCGGCCCTGGAGACGTGGAGTGTGACTTCTGTACTGGTAAGAAGTTCAGAGCGGTGAAATCCTGTCTCACCTGCCCggcctcctactgtcagactcacctgcagcTTCACTATGAAGGAGACGCCCTGAAGCACCACAAGCTGGTTGAACCTGATAGATATCTGAAGGAGAAACTCtgtgagaaacatcagaaaagtctggagATATTCTGTAAAACTGATGATTCCTGTATCTGCAAGATGTGTGTGGTGACTGAACATAATGGGCATAAAATGGTCGAGCTGGAGacggaaagagaagaaaagcag aaacagctgggggagacactgagtgacatcaagaggggacttgaggagagagagaagacactgaAGGAGACGAGGAGGACGATGGAGGagatgaag ATGTCTGTGGTAAGAGAGgtggaagaaaatgagaagagctTCACTGCTCTGATACGGTGCATTGAGGAAGCTCACAGGAAACTGACTGAGAGgatcagagaacaagaaaagagagaaatggagaaggctgaaggagtcatggagcaactggagaaggagattgaggagctgaagaggagagaagcTGAGCTGAAGGAGCTTTCAGAGACCAAGGACCATCTCCACTTCTTGCAG ACTTTCTCCTCTCGCTGTGtccttcctgctgatggagactcGCTGAGCTTCACTGTCACCTCTGATTTCTCATCTGAGGACCTGAGAAAGGAGCTGTCAGGTCTgacaaagagtctggagaagatcagccaGTGGGACATCATGACAAGGACTCCATCAG ctcatgaagctccagttttcgccctccagcctcctgaacctcagagcagagacgactttttaaaat acttctgtcccctcacactggacatcaacacggcaaACAGAGACCTCcgtctgtctgaagggaacaagaaggtgacatgtgAGGGGACAAAGActgaatatcctgatcatcctgacagatttgaccGCTGGCctcaagttctgtgcagagaggctctgactgggactcgctgttactgggaggtggagtgcagtggagactTCATGGAgattggagtcgcatataaaggactgagcaggAAAGGAGAGGGCAGGGAGTGCGGCCTTGGAAACAACGACAAGTCCTGGTGTTTGGAGTGTTCTCATTCCCAGTACTCTGTGTGGCACAATAACAAGGAGACTGTaatcagcgccccctacagctccagaataggtgtgtatctggactggcctgctggctctctgtcattttatagcgtctcacacacaatgaccctcctgcacaggttcaacacctccttcactgag cccctctatccagggtttaGGCTTTATTCTTCACTCCAGTGTAACAATCagccatctgacaccatgtga
- the LOC127527815 gene encoding uncharacterized protein K02A2.6-like, giving the protein MPDGKEKPIAYASRTLSKAEQNYAQIEREALAIVFGVRKFHQYLYGNKFTLLTDHRPLTSILSPSKSTPSMAAARMQRWALLLSAHDYTIQYRKGALHANADGLSRLPIPHAHEEKLSAVDVFYTSQLDTLPVSDTEIRRHTMSDPILSRVVEMVTTGHFPAAKDADEEMAPYLLRRHDLTIKLGCLLWGVRVIVPPKLRPRVLKQLHIAHPGIVRMKSLARSYVWWPGIDSQIELQAKSCHSCQSMQKEHGLAPLHPWMWPTSPWERIHVDFAGPFEGNMYLIVIDAHSKWPEVHIMDNTTACKTIQVLRSLFSQYGIPHILVSDNGPQFCSEEFGTFLKSNGVKHIRSAPYHPATNGLAERFVQIFKHSLKSSRGTALVQQRLDTFLLTYRNTPHATTKETPAMLFLGRKLRSRLDFLKPNIAGVVAQVTRCSTRAPPTTLQG; this is encoded by the coding sequence ATGCCTGATGGCAAAGAAAAACCGATAGCCTATGCATCACGAACTCTTAGTAAAGCGGAACAAAATTATGCTCAGATCGAGAGGGAGGCGCTAGCGATAGTCTTTGGAGTACGCAAGTTCCACCAGTATCTCTATGGTAACAAGTTCACGCTGCTCACGGACCATCGCCCATTAACCTCCATCTTGAGCCCATCAAAAAGTACGCCTTCAATGGCTGCCGCCCGAATGCAGCGTTGGGCACTCCTCCTGTCTGCGCATGATTACACCATTCAATATCGGAAAGGAGCATTACATGCCAATGCTGATGGTCTTTCACGCTTACCAATCCCCCATGCTCACGAAGAGAAACTAAGCGCAGTAGACGTATTTTACACATCTCAGTTGGACACCCTACCAGTTAGTGACACCGAGATCAGACGGCACACCATGTCTGACCCTATTTTATCTCGTGTTGTGGAAATGGTCACCACTGGGCATTTTCCAGCTGCAAAGGATGCAGATGAAGAAATGGCACCCTACTTATTGCGCCGGCATGATCTCACAATAAAACTGGGATGCCTCCTGTGGGGTGTGAGAGTGATTGTTCCACCAAAACTGCGCCCCCGGGTTCTGAAACAGCTCCATATAGCACATCCAGGTATAGTGCGAATGAAAAGCTTGGCACGCAGTTATGTATGGTGGCCTGGCATCGACTCTCAAATTGAGCTCCAAGCTAAATCCTGCCACTCTTGTCAGAGTATGCAAAAAGAGCACGGGCTAGCACCTTTACACCCTTGGATGTGGCCCACTAGTCCCTGGGAAAGGATACATGTGGACTTTGCGGGTCCATTTGAAGGAAATATGTACTTGATCGTGATAGATGCACATTCCAAGTGGCCTGAGGTACATATTATGGACAACACCACAGCCTGTAAGACCATTCAAGTGCTCAGGAGCCTTTTTAGTCAATATGGCATTCCACACATCCTTGTGAGCGACAACGgacctcagttctgttctgaagaGTTTGGTACATTCTTGAAGTCCAACGGAGTAAAACATATCCGCTCAGCACCGTACCATCCTGCCACCAATGGCTTGGCTGAGCGTTTCGTGCAGATATTCAAACATTCCTTAAAATCTTCTAGAGGCACAGCACTTGTGCAACAACGCCTGGATACATTTCTTTTAACATACCGCAATACCCCTCATGCAACAACAAAGGAGACACCAGCTATGTTGTTCCTCGGACGCAAGCTGCGATCACGGCTGGATTTCCTGAAACCCAATATTGCTGGTGTAGTAGCACAGGTCACAAGATGCTCAACAAGAGCGCCGCCAACCACACTCCAAGGATAG